From the Paenibacillus sp. FSL H8-0548 genome, one window contains:
- a CDS encoding DNA polymerase IV, whose protein sequence is MVPVIMLADCQSFYASVEKAARPEYRDKPLIVAGDPARRSGIVLAACPIAKQFGITTAETLGEALGKCSDAIVIRPHMQTYIDVSLMITEIFESFTDLVEPFSIDEQFLDVTGSISYFGSPEEIARRIQIKVMMYTGVWIRVGISSTKVLAKMATDIWAKKSETGIYTLSMSDVESLLWPQLINKMFGVGSRMTAHFNRIGITTIGDIARLPLAELKRKMRIVMGRNSDIQAELYWQTANGIDSSMVTPSTYDHQQAIGHQMTLPCDYSRKEDIDVILLELSEEVCRRCRAKGYMGQVISVGAQGADFDLPTGFHRQVTAVDPTNITNEVFEIVRKLFYTHWDELPVRKLGVVMSKLISDNQYQLTLFGNREKARKLERATDQIKCRYGGTAILRASSLLGAAQALERSAKIGGHYK, encoded by the coding sequence GTGGTGCCTGTAATAATGTTGGCGGATTGCCAATCGTTTTATGCATCAGTCGAAAAAGCAGCGCGCCCAGAATATCGGGATAAACCGCTTATTGTTGCCGGAGATCCCGCGCGCCGATCAGGGATAGTACTTGCAGCATGTCCGATAGCGAAACAATTCGGTATAACGACGGCAGAAACATTGGGGGAAGCTTTGGGGAAATGTTCTGATGCAATTGTTATTCGCCCGCATATGCAAACCTATATCGATGTATCCCTTATGATTACAGAGATCTTTGAATCGTTTACAGATTTGGTGGAACCATTCTCAATTGACGAGCAATTTTTAGATGTTACCGGCTCTATTTCCTACTTTGGATCTCCAGAGGAAATTGCACGACGAATTCAAATAAAGGTGATGATGTACACAGGAGTTTGGATAAGGGTGGGCATAAGCTCAACAAAGGTATTAGCCAAAATGGCCACAGATATCTGGGCCAAGAAAAGTGAAACGGGTATTTATACATTATCCATGAGTGACGTCGAGAGCCTTTTGTGGCCTCAGCTTATAAATAAAATGTTTGGTGTCGGCTCACGAATGACAGCACACTTTAACCGAATCGGAATTACTACGATCGGTGATATAGCCAGACTTCCACTCGCTGAGCTTAAGCGCAAAATGAGAATTGTTATGGGGAGAAATAGTGATATTCAAGCAGAACTATACTGGCAAACAGCAAATGGTATAGATTCCAGTATGGTCACCCCAAGCACATATGATCATCAGCAAGCCATCGGACACCAGATGACATTGCCGTGCGATTACAGCCGCAAGGAGGACATTGATGTCATACTTCTTGAACTAAGTGAGGAGGTCTGTCGGCGTTGTCGGGCAAAAGGCTACATGGGGCAAGTTATTTCAGTAGGCGCACAAGGAGCTGATTTTGACTTGCCTACTGGCTTTCACAGACAAGTCACCGCTGTTGATCCAACTAATATAACCAATGAAGTATTTGAGATTGTCCGTAAGCTGTTTTATACCCACTGGGATGAACTTCCTGTTCGAAAGCTTGGGGTAGTGATGTCAAAGTTAATTAGTGATAATCAGTACCAGCTCACACTTTTTGGAAACAGGGAAAAAGCGAGGAAGTTAGAGCGGGCTACAGATCAAATTAAATGCCGCTACGGAGGAACAGCAATCTTGCGTGCATCATCTTTATTGGGTGCTGCGCAGGCTCTTGAACGTAGTGCGAAAATCGGGGGGCACTATAAGTGA